A single region of the Drosophila miranda strain MSH22 chromosome 2, D.miranda_PacBio2.1, whole genome shotgun sequence genome encodes:
- the LOC108157344 gene encoding uncharacterized protein LOC108157344 isoform X2, translating into MLRLHVGKNAPKYYKGNWSFDSTKDALNFEPYHDLEDVEERYISTNSFNFLRTITQEEELVFRHVYGRDDTTYDTRAVELNDIRDLVLFLMPSEFLRPKFVEFMHHQAVYHLLHSLTIYFEYYLRMVEFVLIRRDEISGEKAQIQNEQTNDMKRVFSVYLSQYRMLVARNYSVIIKGEGDLEKFYHMKKLVNISQSIWDKNFHEQLLACSTQIVWIAMHRRAYNVIEMEMNRLFRSEHFVTSRPEYLSFTPAERSLLYGRNSKIVNYRTQVSPLIQELQHIRAEDLPILWIGERKYRGTDIRIMEMELEYIVPGPQLRLIDVAHGILGHPKKLYNTLLELDWPSVRYSNFSKHHDPYHIIRQPHLDIPKIDAMKMRQMTVQYEHFYEIHNLFETCHRQVIFKWLRREKIIKFYRSGGLLTNIVSRCEKELATTAHGPRVDQIIANYFKVKSRLRKEAQSREGDDDTVASGRIGNASPKEKNQVADMFYD; encoded by the exons ATGTTACGACTCCACGTCGGCAAAAATGCACCCAAGTACTACAAGGGCAATTGGTCCTTTGACTCGACGAAGGACGCCCTGAATTTTGAGCCGTACCACGATCTGGAGGATGTCGAGGAGCGGTACATATCCACGAATTCCTTCAACTTTCTCCGAACCATAACCCAGGAGGAAGAGCTTGTTTTTCGGCATGTTTACGGAAGAGACGATACGACTTACGATACCAGAGCGGTGGAGCTCAACGATATACGCGATCTAGTACTGTTTTTAATGCCAAGTGAGTTTCTGAGACCAAAATTCGTCGAATTCATGCACCACCAGGCGGTGTATCACCTCCTTCATTCGCTGACCATCTACTTTGAGTACTACCTCCGGATGGTGGAGTTCGTACTGATACGACGGGATGAAATTTCCGGCGAAAAGGCCCAGATTCAGAACGAGCAAACGAATGATATGAAGCGGGTATTCTCCGTATATTTGAGTCAATATCGGATGCTGGTGGCCCGCAATTACAGTGTGATCATCAAGGGCGAGGGCGACTTGGAAAAGTTCTACCACATGAAGAAGCTcgtcaacatttcgcaaagCATTTGGGACAAGAACTTTCACGAGCAGTTACTCGCATGCAGTACTCAGATCGTGTGGATTGCGATGCATCGCAGGGCCTACAATGTCATCGAAATGGAG ATGAATCGGCTGTTTCGCTCCGAGCACTTTGTCACGAGTCGTCCGGAGTATCTGAGCTTCACACCGGCGGAGCGGAGTCTTCTGTATGGCCGCAACAGCAAGATCGTCAATTATCGCACTCAGGTGTCGCCCCTCATCCAGGAGCTGCAGCACATTCGGGCGGAGGACCTGCCCATTCTGTGGATTGGGGAGCGCAAGTATCGTGGCACTGACATTCGCATCatggagatggagctggagTACATTGTGCCGGGACCCCAGTTGCGTCTAATCGACGTGGCCCATGGTATTTTGGGGCATCCCAAGAAGCTCTACAACACCCTCCTGGAGCTCGACTGGCCCTCTGTACGCTACTCAAACTTCTCCAAGCATCACGACCCGTATCACATCATTAGGCAGCCCCATTTAGACATCCCAAAGATAGATGCAATGAAGATGCGCCAAATGACCGTGCAATATGAGCACTTCTACGAAATCCACAACCTATTCGAGACGTGCCATCGCCAGGTGATCTTCAAATGGCTGCGTCGCGAGAAGATCATCAAGTTCTATCGCTCTGGGGGTCTGCTCACGAACATCGTCTCGCGCTGCGAGAAGGAGCTGGCCACCACTGCGCATGGGCCCCGCGTGGATCAGATAATCGCCAATTACTTCAAGGTCAAGAGCCGCCTGCGCAAGGAAGCGCAAAGCAGAGAAGGAGATGATGACACCGTGGCTTCCGGCCGCATCGGAAATGCTTCGCCTAAAGAAAAGAACCAGGTCGCGGATATGTTTTACGATTAA
- the LOC108156186 gene encoding probable methyltransferase-like protein 15 homolog: MLKRLLIPTRIRLEYLRHNTNTATAAAPPTGAAPHVPVLCDTAIEYLKGAPGRTFFDMTFGAGGHTRRLLDTLPDAKVYALDRDPVAYQLAQELSETEEYKGRIIPLLGKFSDIPRLFGEQNLAKNSIDGMLFDFGCSSMQFDEAARGFSISHDGPLDMRMDGGLSGGLSAADVLAKVDEGDLVKILRIYGEEKAAKKIARYIVDARNAMIKIETTRQLANLVEDALDSGPRKDKLQRPAHSATKTFQALRIFVNNELNEINYGMLLANEMLRLDGRLVTITFHSLEDTIVKRHINGHVVAGAANPLPLKYSSHELIDDPEMLQSLNEKHWRQLNRHVIVPDPEEVSRNSRSRSAKLRAAVKISAPQEFYEESIE, translated from the coding sequence ATGCTCAAGCGACTCCTAATCCCCACTAGAATAAGGCTAGAATATCTAAGacacaacaccaacacagcaACAGCTGCCGCTCCTCCTACTGGCGCCGCTCCCCATGTGCCTGTACTCTGCGACACAGCCATCGAGTACTTGAAGGGGGCACCCGGCAGAACCTTCTTCGACATGACCTTCGGGGCAGGGGGTCACACACGACGACTCCTCGATACCCTGCCCGATGCCAAAGTCTACGCCTTGGATCGGGACCCAGTGGCCTACCAGCTGGCGCAGGAGTTGAGCGAAACGGAGGAATACAAGGGGCGGATCATCCCTTTGCTCGGGAAATTCTCCGACATCCCACGACTCTTTGGGGAGCAGAACCTGGCCAAGAACTCGATTGATGGCATGCTCTTTGATTTTGGCTGCAGTTCCATGCAGTTCGATGAGGCGGCTCGCGGATTCTCCATCTCCCACGATGGGCCGCTGGACATGCGCATGGATGGGGGACTCAGTGGCGGTCTGAGTGCCGCTGATGTCCTGGCCAAAGTTGACGAAGGAGATCTGGTCAAGATTCTGCGCATCTACGGCGAGGAAAAGGCAGCCAAAAAGATTGCCAGATACATAGTGGATGCCCGCAACGCAATGATCAAGATTGAGACGACGCGACAGCTGGCGAACCTCGTGGAGGATGCCCTCGACAGTGGCCCGCGCAAGGACAAGCTGCAGCGCCCGGCGCACTCGGCCACCAAGACGTTCCAGGCGCTGCGCATCTTCGTGAACAACGAGCTCAACGAAATCAACTACGGCATGCTGCTGGCCAACGAAATGCTGCGCCTCGATGGTCGCCTGGTTACCATCACCTTTCACTCCCTGGAGGACACCATTGTCAAGCGGCACATCAATGGGCATGTTGTCGCTGGCGCAGCCAATCCCCTGCCGCTGAAGTACTCCAGTCACGAGCTCATCGATGATCCCGAAATGCTTCAATCCCTGAACGAAAAACACTGGCGGCAGCTCAATCGACATGTCATTGTGCCAGACCCCGAAGAGGTCTCCCGGAATAGTCGCAGTCGTTCGGCCAAGCTGCGGGCAGCTGTTAAGATTAGTGCGCCCCAAGAGTTCTATGAGGAGAGCATAGAATAG
- the LOC108156188 gene encoding uncharacterized protein LOC108156188: MERKPFLFKQYDLGMETLFTFEDERMDKKSHPINGEAAYRDAAGNTHPVIRQFILRGGIVNYLGKVLMQRWTDWHNHTMQEDAVNLGEEEEYQKNRTAAKENLHKVVLELHTKLAEAHRHLKREMNDLFTYVMDKHELWNCKEYFKVKTVLELANKNLIKFAPPKLGD, encoded by the coding sequence ATGGAGAGGAAACCCTTTCTGTTCAAACAGTATGATTTGGGTATGGAGACCCTTTTCACATTTGAGGACGAGCGAATGGATAAGAAATCCCATCCCATCAACGGGGAAGCCGCCTATCGGGACGCAGCTGGTAACACCCATCCGGTCATACGGCAGTTCATCTTGCGCGGGGGCATAGTCAACTATTTGGGAAAGGTTCTGATGCAGCGTTGGACGGATTGGCACAATCATACCATGCAGGAGGATGCTGTCAATCTGGGGGAAGAGGAGGAGTACCAGAAGAACCGGACTGCTGCCAAGGAGAACCTCCACAAGGTGGTTCTGGAGCTGCACACAAAGCTGGCAGAGGCGCATCGTCACCTGAAGCGCGAGATGAACGATCTGTTCACCTATGTGATGGATAAGCACGAGCTGTGGAACTGCAAGGAGTACTTCAAGGTCAAAACGGTTCTAGAGCTGGCCAACAAGAATCTAATCAAATTTGCGCCCCCCAAATTAGGGGATTAG
- the LOC108156189 gene encoding C-1-tetrahydrofolate synthase, cytoplasmic — translation MSAQYQKYLKVLEKWPTDKTKIGSGVQRRDEPARKMSNEAKIISGTAVAKNIREELRGEVTSMTRLLPKFTPGLRIVQVGGREDSNVYIRMKVKAATEIGIEAVHVQLPRTITEVELLDKINDLNDDPRVHGIIVQMPLDCDSPIDSHRITDAVAPEKDVDGLHTVNEGRLAIGDLGGFLPCTPWGCIELIRRAGVEISGARAVVLGRSKIVGTPAAELLKWAHATVTVCHSKTRNIEEITRSADILVVGIGVAEMVKGSWIKPGAVVIDCGINVKPDPSKASGSRLVGDVDYEEAKKVAGHITPVPGGVGPMTVAMLMKNTVRSAARALDRQMRTQWTLEPLPLKPLRPVPSDIVIARGQKPKDIALLAKEIGLESRDVSLYGNKKAKISLSVLDRLADKEAGSYVVVAGITPTPLGEGKSTSLMGLVQALGAHKKRNVIAALRQPSQGPTFGIKGGAAGGGYAQVIPMEEFNLHLTGDIHAVSAANNLLAAQLDTRIFHECTQKDKALYERLVPRIKGQRKFSPIQLRRLKRLGIEKTDPDALTEEEYGAFARLDIDPETIMWERVVDINDRYLRSITVGQSPTEKGISRETRFSIAVASEIMAVLALSRCLKDMKHRLADMVVAFDRSGKPVTADDLGVTGALAVLLKDALEPNLMQSLEGTPVLVHAGPFANIAHGCNSIIADEIGLKLVGKDGFVCTEAGFGSDIGMEKFCNIKCRTSGRKPNAVVLVTTVRAIKMHGGGAPVTPGAPLNKQYTEENLELLEKGLPNLLQHIANGQAFGMPVVVCINVHVTDTQAEHELLKSAALKAGAFAAVVSTHWSDGGAGAVELADAVIKACEKGNNFKLLYDLELPLLDKMTKIATTMYGAGRVVLSANAQEKVKRLTEAGFGNLPICMSKTSGSLSGDAKIKGAPKGFTLDVEDVYVSAGAGFVVAMCGEITKMPGLSTRPAIYDIDLNTETGQIEGLF, via the exons ATGTCGGCACAATACCAAAAATACCTGAAAGTACTTGAAAAGTGGCCAACGGACAAGACAAAAATTGGCAG CGGTGTTCAGCGGAGAGACGAGCCGGCTAGGAAGATGAGCAACGAGGCCAAGATCATATCGGGCACGGCCGTGGCCAA AAATATACGCGAGGAGCTGCGCGGTGAGGTGACCTCCATGACGAGGCTGCTGCCAAAGTTCACGCCTGGACTGAGGATCGTTCAGGTGGGCGGACGCGAGGACTCCAATGTCTACATTCGCATGAAGGTCAAGGCGGCCACGGAGATTGGCATCGAGGCGGTCCACGTACAGCTGCCCCGCACCATCACCGAAGTGGAGCTGCTCGATAAG ATAAACGATCTGAACGACGACCCCCGAGTGCATGGCATCATCGTGCAGATGCCACTGGACTGCGATTCCCCCATCGATTCGCATCGCATCACGGACGCCGTGGCGCCCGAAAAGGATGTGGATGGCCTCCACACCGTCAACGAGGGTCGCTTGGCCATCGGGGATCTTGGCGGCTTCCTGCCCTGCACTCCCTGGGGCTGCATCGAGCTCATTCGTCGCGCCGGAGTGGAGATTTCTGGAGCCAGAGCCGTCGTCCTGGGTCGCAGCAAAATCGTGGgtactcctgccgcagagctcTTGAAGTGGGCCCATGCCACGGTGACGGTGTGCCATTCGAAGACGCGTAACATCGAGGAGATCACAAGGAGTGCGGACATCCTAGTGGTGGGCATCGGCGTCGCCGAGATGGTCAAGGGATCGTGGATAAAGCCCGGTGCGGTGGTCATCGATTGTGGCATTAATGTGAAGCCAG ACCCTTCGAAGGCCAGCGGCAGCCGTCTGGTGGGCGACGTGGACTACGAAGAGGCAAAGAAGGTTGCTGGACATATCACACCCGTGCCTGGCGGCGTTGGACCCATGACCGTGGCCATGCTGATGAAGAACACCGTCCGTTCGGCGGCCAGGGCCCTGGACCGCCAGATGCGCACCCAATGGACACTGGAGCCGCTGCCATTGAAGCCCCTGAGGCCGGTACCCAGTGACATTGTGATTGCACGCGGGCAGAAGCCCAAGGACATTGCTTTGCTGGCCAAGGAGATCGGCCTGGAGTCGCGCGATGTGTCGCTGTATGGCAACAAAAAGGCCAAGATCTCGCTTTCGGTGCTCGACCGTCTGGCTGACAAGGAGGCGGGCAGCTATGTGGTGGTGGCGGGGATTACACCCACACCTTTGGGTGAGGGCAAGAGCACCTCGTTGATGGGCCTCGTCCAGGCACTGGGCGCCCATAAGAAGAGGAATGTGATCGCTGCCCTTCGACAACCCTCGCAGGGACCCACCTTTGGCATCAAGGGTGGCGCGGCGGGCGGCGGCTACGCCCAGGTCATACCCATGGAGGAGTTCAATCTCCATTTGACGGGCGACATTCATGCGGTGTCGGCGGCCAATAACCTGCTGGCCGCACAGCTGGATACGCGCATCTTCCACGAGTGCACGCAGAAGGACAAGGCACTGTATGAGCGCCTGGTGCCGCGGATCAAGGGTCAGCGCAAGTTCTCGCCCATCCAGCTGCGTCGCCTGAAGCGTCTGGGCATTGAGAAGACCGATCCGGATGCGCTGACAGAGGAGGAGTACGGCGCCTTTGCACGCCTGGACATCGACCCGGAGACGATCATGTGGGAGCGCGTAGTGGACATCAACGATCGATACCTCCGTTCCATTACGGTGGGCCAGTCTCCCACGGAAAAGGGCATCTCGCGCGAGACACGCTTCTCCATTGCGGTGGCCAGCGAGATCATGGCCGTGCTGGCGCTCTCCCGCTGCCTGAAGGACATGAAGCATCGGCTCGCCGACATGGTGGTGGCTTTCGATAGATCGGGCAAGCCCGTGACCGCTGATGATCTGGGCGTGACTGGTGCTCTCGCTGTGCTCTTGAAGGACGCCCTGGAGCCGAATCTGATGCAGAGTCTGGAGGGTACTCCGGTGCTGGTGCATGCTGGACCCTTTGCCAACATCGCCCATGGCTGCAACTCCATCATCGCCGACGAGATTGGCCTCAAGCTGGTCGGCAAGGATGGTTTCGTGTGCACGGAGGCCGGCTTCGGCTCCGACATTGGCATGGAGAAGTTCTGCAACATCAAGTGCCGCACCTCGGGACGCAAACCCAATGCTGTGGTCCTTGTTACCACCGTTCGGGCCATCAAAATGCATGGCGGCGGTGCACCGGTCACTCCCGGAGCGCCCCTGAACAAGCAGTACACCGAGGAGAATCTGGAGCTGCTGGAGAAGGGTCTGCCTAATCTGCTGCAGCACATCGCCAATGGCCAGGCCTTCGGCATGCCAGTGgttgtctgcatcaatgtcCATGTCACCGATACCCAGGCGGAGCATGAACTCCTCAAGAGCGCCGCTCTGAAGGCTGGTGCCTTTGCTGCCGTTGTGTCCACCCACTGGTCCGATGGTGGCGCCGGTGCTGTGGAGCTTGCGGATGCCGTGATCAAGGCCTGCGAAAAGGGAAACAACTTCAAGCTGCTCTATGATCTGGAACTGCCGCTGCTGGACAAGATGACGAAGATTGCGACGACCATGTACGGTGCTGGCAGGGTGGTGCTCTCGGCAAACGCCCAAGAGAAGGTCAAGCGATTGACAGAGGCG GGCTTTGGCAATCTTCCCATCTGCATGTCCAAGACGTCGGGCTCCTTGAGCGGTGATGCCAAAATCAAGGGAGCCCCCAAGGGCTTCACACTGGACGTGGAGGATGTCTATGTCTCGGCTGGAGCTGGCTTTGTGGTGGCCATGTGCGGGGAGATTACCAAAATGCCAGGTCTCTCCACGCGCCCGGCCATCTATGACATTGATCTGAACACGGAGACGGGACAGATCGAGGGTCTGTTCTAG
- the LOC108157344 gene encoding uncharacterized protein LOC108157344 isoform X1, with protein MKRVHVDNYAPKYYSGKWSWDSKKDALHFEPHNDLSDARERYITTNTHKFMRTINQEEELIFRQEFVRSESSFDNDTVVIYDIRDLVLFLMPTEFLTYKFVEFMHKPAVYRLLHSLTIYFEYYLRMVEFVLIRRDELSGQMAQIQSEQTNDMKRVFSVYLSQYRMLVARNYSVIIKGEGDMGKYYHMKEIVNISATIWDKNFHEQFLACSTQIVWIAMHRRAYNVIEMEMNRLFRSEHFVTSRPEYLSFTPAERSLLYGRNSKIVNYRTQVSPLIQELQHIRAEDLPILWIGERKYRGTDIRIMEMELEYIVPGPQLRLIDVAHGILGHPKKLYNTLLELDWPSVRYSNFSKHHDPYHIIRQPHLDIPKIDAMKMRQMTVQYEHFYEIHNLFETCHRQVIFKWLRREKIIKFYRSGGLLTNIVSRCEKELATTAHGPRVDQIIANYFKVKSRLRKEAQSREGDDDTVASGRIGNASPKEKNQVADMFYD; from the coding sequence ATGAAGCGCGTCCACGTGGATAACTATGCGCCCAAGTACTATAGCGGCAAGTGGTCGTGGGACTCGAAGAAGGACGCCCTACACTTTGAGCCGCACAACGATTTGTCGGATGCCAGGGAGCGATACATCACCACGAACACTCACAAGTTTATGCGCACCATAAaccaggaggaggagctgaTCTTTCGCCAGGAGTTCGTTCGGTCTGAGAGTAGCTTCGATAATGACACAGTCGTGATATACGATATACGCGATCTGGTGCTGTTTCTAATGCCAACTGAATTCCTAACTTACAAATTTGTCGAGTTCATGCACAAGCCGGCTGTGTATCGACTGCTCCATTCGCTGACCATCTACTTCGAGTACTACCTCCGGATGGTGGAGTTCGTACTGATACGACGGGATGAGCTCTCTGGCCAAATGGCCCAGATTCAGAGCGAGCAAACGAATGATATGAAGCGGGTATTCTCTGTATATTTGAGTCAATATCGGATGCTGGTGGCCCGCAACTACAGTGTGATCATCAAGGGCGAGGGCGACATGGGGAAGTACTACCACATGAAGGAGATCGTCAACATTTCGGCCACCATTTGGGACAAGAACTTCCACGAGCAGTTCCTCGCATGCAGCACTCAGATCGTGTGGATTGCGATGCATCGCAGGGCCTACAATGTCATCGAAATGGAGATGAATCGGCTGTTTCGCTCCGAGCACTTTGTCACGAGTCGTCCGGAGTATCTGAGCTTCACACCGGCGGAGCGGAGTCTTCTGTATGGCCGCAACAGCAAGATCGTCAATTATCGCACTCAGGTGTCGCCCCTCATCCAGGAGCTGCAGCACATTCGGGCGGAGGACCTGCCCATTCTGTGGATTGGGGAGCGCAAGTATCGTGGCACTGACATTCGCATCatggagatggagctggagTACATTGTGCCGGGACCCCAGTTGCGTCTAATCGACGTGGCCCATGGTATTTTGGGGCATCCCAAGAAGCTCTACAACACCCTCCTGGAGCTCGACTGGCCCTCTGTACGCTACTCAAACTTCTCCAAGCATCACGACCCGTATCACATCATTAGGCAGCCCCATTTAGACATCCCAAAGATAGATGCAATGAAGATGCGCCAAATGACCGTGCAATATGAGCACTTCTACGAAATCCACAACCTATTCGAGACGTGCCATCGCCAGGTGATCTTCAAATGGCTGCGTCGCGAGAAGATCATCAAGTTCTATCGCTCTGGGGGTCTGCTCACGAACATCGTCTCGCGCTGCGAGAAGGAGCTGGCCACCACTGCGCATGGGCCCCGCGTGGATCAGATAATCGCCAATTACTTCAAGGTCAAGAGCCGCCTGCGCAAGGAAGCGCAAAGCAGAGAAGGAGATGATGACACCGTGGCTTCCGGCCGCATCGGAAATGCTTCGCCTAAAGAAAAGAACCAGGTCGCGGATATGTTTTACGATTAA
- the LOC108156187 gene encoding peptide deformylase, mitochondrial — translation MLLRQPANLYKSIIGARRNLSTGLPSAQSFRKWYQQLWTTERTNLPPYNHFTQIGDPVLRQQAAAVPLELIEGPEIEAIVEQMVKVLRKYNCVGIAAPQIGVSLRIIAMEFKKSMQKEMPDAVYQARQMSELPLTVLINPVLTVTNYSKLKHPEGCMSVRGFSAEVERFEGVKLSGLDKSSKQNDLILSGWNARIAQHEMDHLDGKLYTDQMDRSTFSCTCWEAVNTKSGRVEIPFYK, via the exons ATGCTGCTTAGGCAACCGGCAAACCTTTATAAATCCATTATTGGAGCCCGCCGCAACCTCAGCACGGGTCTGCCCTCTGCCCAATCATTTAGGAAATGGTATCAACAACTGTGGACAACGGAGCGTACCAATCTGCCGCCCTACAACCACTTTACACAAATCGGGGATCCTGTGCTCCGGCAACAGGCGGCCGCAGTGCCTCTGGAGCTCATCGAGGGTCCCGAAATCGAAGCCATTGTTGAGCAAATGGTCAAGGTACTCCGAAAGTACAACTGTGTAGGTATAGCCGCGCCACAGATTGGCGTTTCCCTCAGAATCATCGCCATGGAGTTCAAGAAGAGTATGCAGAAGGAAATGCCAGACGCCGTATACCAGGCGCGACAGATGTCAGAGCTGCCACTGACC GTCTTGATCAATCCCGTGCTGACGGTGACAAATTACTCGAAACTGAAACATCCCGAGGGCTGCATGAGTGTCCGTGGCTTTTCCGCGGAAGTGGAACGCTTCGAGGGCGTGAAACTTAGCGGCCTGGACAAGAGTAGCAAGCAAAATGATCTCATATTGAGTGGCTGGAACGCACGTATTGCCCAGCACGAGATGGATCACTTAGACGGCAAGCTGTACACGGATCAAATGGATCGTTCGACCTTCTCTTGCACCTGCTGGGAGGCTGTGAATACCAAGTCCGGACGCGTGGAGATACCATTTTACAAATAA
- the LOC108157349 gene encoding peptide deformylase, mitochondrial translates to MSVPPYLHFTQIGDPVLRQIAEEVPPERIGTVEIDQIVDRMVKVLRHYDCVGVAAPQVGVPLRIIVMEFREGKQEQFKPEIYAERKMSTLPLAVFINPELEITSSAVNKHPEGCMSVRGYSAQVDRYDRVRIKGIGKLGTPSEMELEGWNARIAQHEVDHLNGKIYVDRMDVSTFNCLSWQQINAAEGRSAIWFHK, encoded by the exons ATGTCTGTGCCGCCATATTTGCACTTTACCCAAATCGGGGATCCAGTACTCCGTCAAATAGCGGAGGAAGTGCCGCCCGAACGCATTGGCACCGTCGAGATCGATCAGATCGTGGATCGCATGGTAAAAGTATTGCGTCACTATGACTGCGTGGGCGTGGCAGCGCCCCAGGTGGGAGTGCCACTTCGGATCATCGTAATGGAGTTCCGTGAGGGCAAGCAAGAGCAATTCAAGCCAGAGATCTATGCAGAACGCAAAATGTCAACGCTTCCCTTGGCG GTGTTTATAAATCCGGAGCTCGAGATAACCAGTAGCGCGGTAAACAAACATCCCGAAGGCTGTATGAGTGTTAGAGGCTACTCGGCCCAGGTGGATCGCTACGACAGGGTGCGCATCAAGGGAATTGGAAAGCTGGGAACTCCTTCCGAGATGGAGCTGGAGGGCTGGAACGCGCGCATTGCCCAGCACGAGGTGGATCACTTGAATGGCAAGATCTATGTGGATCGCATGGATGTTTCCACCTTCAATTGCCTCAGCTGGCAGCAGATTAACGCGGCCGAAGGACGATCCGCCATTTGgtttcacaaataa
- the LOC108157346 gene encoding uncharacterized protein LOC108157346 — MLRLHVDDYSPKYYSGKWSWDWKKDVLHFEPHNDLSDVKERYITTNSFKFLRTMNQEEELVFRHVFARADTTYDTNSVVLNDIRDLVLFFMPSEFLSYKFVEFMHHRAVYHLLHSLTIYFEYYLRMVEFVMIRRDELSGQMGQIQSEQTNDMKRVFSVYLSQYRMLVARNYSIIVKAEGDLGKFYHMKMVNISATIWDKNFHEQLLACSTQIVWIAMHRRAYNIIEMEMNRLFRSEHFVTARTEYPTFSPVERSLLYGRSSKNMNYRKQVSPLIQELENPKEEDLPILWIGERKYRGTNIRIMEIELEYIVPPPQLRLIDVAHGILGHPRKLYNTILELDWSAVRYCNLSMKHDPHFMVRQPRLKIPKMDEMKRHQMAETYESFYKINEIYDLPSHAIYLKWVKRDKLINDYRSGGLLTSNYLRAENELNSTSLGPSVDQIISDYKKAMVKHRKR; from the coding sequence ATGTTACGCCTGCACGTGGATGACTATTCGCCAAAGTACTACAGTGGCAAATGGTCCTGGGACTGGAAGAAGGACGTCCTACACTTTGAGCCGCACAATGATCTATCAGATGTCAAGGAGCGGTACATCACCACGAATTCCTTCAAGTTTCTCCGAACCATGAACCAGGAGGAAGAGCTCGTTTTTCGGCATGTTTTCGCAAGAGCCGATACGACTTACGATACCAATTCGGTGGTGCTCAACGATATACGAGATCTAGTACTGTTTTTCATGCCAAGTGAGTTTCTGTCATACAAATTTGTCGAATTCATGCACCATCGGGCGGTGTATCACCTCCTTCATTCGCTGACCATCTACTTTGAGTACTACCTCCGAATGGTGGAGTTCGTAATGATACGACGAGATGAACTTTCCGGACAAATGGGCCAGATTCAAAGCGAGCAAACGAATGATATGAAGCGGGTATTCTCTGTATATTTGAGTCAATATCGGATGCTCGTGGCACGCAACTACAGCATAATCGTCAAGGCGGAAGGTGACTTAGGAAAGTTTTACCACATGAAGATGGTCAACATTTCGGCCACCATTTGGGACAAGAACTTCCACGAGCAGTTACTCGCATGCAGCACTCAGATCGTGTGGATTGCGATGCATCGCAGGGCCTACAATATCATCGAAATGGAGATGAATCGCCTGTTTCGCTCCGAGCACTTTGTCACGGCTCGAACAGAGTATCCCACCTTCTCGCCAGTGGAGAGGAGTCTCCTTTACGGACGGAGCTCCAAGAACATGAACTATCGCAAGCAGGTGTCGCCCCTCATTCAGGAGTTGGAGAATCCTAAGGAGGAGGACCTGCCCATTCTGTGGATCGGAGAACGCAAATATCGTGGCACTAACATTCGCATAATGGAGATCGAGCTGGAGTACATTGTGCCGCCACCGCAACTCCGCCTGATCGACGTGGCCCATGGTATTTTGGGGCATCCCAGGAAGCTCTACAACACCATCCTGGAACTGGATTGGTCTGCGGTGCGGTACTGCAACTTATCGATGAAACATGACCCCCATTTCATGGTTCGACAGCCCCGTCTTAAGATCCCCAAGATGGATGAAATGAAGAGGCACCAAATGGCGGAGACCTACGAAAGTTTCTACAAAATCAACGAGATATACGATCTTCCCTCCCATGCCATCTACTTAAAGTGGGTGAAACGCGACAAACTCATCAATGATTATCGTTCTGGAGGCCTGCTTACGAGTAACTACCTGCGAGCCGAGAACGAGTTGAACAGCACGAGCCTCGGGCCCAGCGTCGATCAGATTATTTCCGACTACAAGAAGGCCATGGTCAAGCATCGCAAGCGTTAA